The Anolis carolinensis isolate JA03-04 chromosome 2, rAnoCar3.1.pri, whole genome shotgun sequence genome has a window encoding:
- the LOC134296160 gene encoding uncharacterized protein LOC134296160 isoform X1 has protein sequence MLAEMQKMENENNTETQVIQHGSDYTEKKYCYLLRTKNGICPWKETVEVKNKLEANEVDQQPFNEENEISPPLASQETTQSLSPSREDSAEEFKTELTFFNDLVFTNDPVSHIEYLPYYRTYTNLVEISSCRNPDEQQENADKDGLQSNGCASKLQYEDEPLHDLDNFTTGYFPYYRTCEEFFSNSDLPSNIYNTAEIEEVGGNSADQTDSETDYEIGGLYEDIVCYKQSSQSS, from the exons ATGCTAGCTGAG ATGCAGAAGATGGAAAACGAGAACAACACAGAAACTCAAGTAATTCAGCATGGAAGTGACTATACAGAAAAAAAGTATTGCTACTTACTGAGAACAAAAAATGGGATTTGTCCATGGAAAGAAACAGTGGAGGTTAAAAACAAGCTAGAAGCAAATGAG GTTGACCAACAACCTTTTAATGAGGAAAATGAAATTTCACCACCATTAGCTAGTCAAGAAACTACTCAATCTCTGTCACCATCAAGAGAAGATAGTGCTGAGGAATTCAAAACTGAGCTGACCTTTTTTAACGATTTGGTGTTCACAAATGACCCAGTGTCCCATATTGAATACTTACCTTATTACAGAACCTACACAAACCTTGTAGAAATCTCTTCTTGTAGAAATCCAGATGAACAGCAGGAGAATGCAGATAAAGATGGACTTCAAAGCAATGGCTGTGCCTCAAAGCTTCAATATGAAGATGAACCCCTTCATGACTTAGATAATTTTACTACTGGATATTTCCCATATTATAGAACTTGTGAGGAGTTTTTCAGCAACTCAGATCTTCCCAGTAACATATATAATACAGCAGAGATTGAGGAGGTTGGAGGAAATAGTGCAGATCAAACAGACAGTGAAACTGACTATGAAATTGGAGGTCTATATGAAGATATAGTATGTTACAAGCAAAGTAGTCAATCTTCTTAA
- the LOC134296160 gene encoding uncharacterized protein LOC134296160 isoform X2, with translation MQKMENENNTETQVIQHGSDYTEKKYCYLLRTKNGICPWKETVEVKNKLEANEVDQQPFNEENEISPPLASQETTQSLSPSREDSAEEFKTELTFFNDLVFTNDPVSHIEYLPYYRTYTNLVEISSCRNPDEQQENADKDGLQSNGCASKLQYEDEPLHDLDNFTTGYFPYYRTCEEFFSNSDLPSNIYNTAEIEEVGGNSADQTDSETDYEIGGLYEDIVCYKQSSQSS, from the exons ATGCAGAAGATGGAAAACGAGAACAACACAGAAACTCAAGTAATTCAGCATGGAAGTGACTATACAGAAAAAAAGTATTGCTACTTACTGAGAACAAAAAATGGGATTTGTCCATGGAAAGAAACAGTGGAGGTTAAAAACAAGCTAGAAGCAAATGAG GTTGACCAACAACCTTTTAATGAGGAAAATGAAATTTCACCACCATTAGCTAGTCAAGAAACTACTCAATCTCTGTCACCATCAAGAGAAGATAGTGCTGAGGAATTCAAAACTGAGCTGACCTTTTTTAACGATTTGGTGTTCACAAATGACCCAGTGTCCCATATTGAATACTTACCTTATTACAGAACCTACACAAACCTTGTAGAAATCTCTTCTTGTAGAAATCCAGATGAACAGCAGGAGAATGCAGATAAAGATGGACTTCAAAGCAATGGCTGTGCCTCAAAGCTTCAATATGAAGATGAACCCCTTCATGACTTAGATAATTTTACTACTGGATATTTCCCATATTATAGAACTTGTGAGGAGTTTTTCAGCAACTCAGATCTTCCCAGTAACATATATAATACAGCAGAGATTGAGGAGGTTGGAGGAAATAGTGCAGATCAAACAGACAGTGAAACTGACTATGAAATTGGAGGTCTATATGAAGATATAGTATGTTACAAGCAAAGTAGTCAATCTTCTTAA